The sequence below is a genomic window from Bacteroidota bacterium.
ATAGCAAATTTTTTTGCTGATTATGATTTGACTGTCAGAGCGCTTTTTTTAACCATTTTTAGGACCGATAAATCTTGAACAGGCTCTTAAAAAATCTCTTTGTCAACTAAATTTTTTTATTACTATATTTGCACCTCCTAAATTTTTTATCTGCAAATGAATAAAGTTGATTTTTCTTATCAATACGACACCGAAGAAGATGTGATGGTGCTTGAAGAAAAAAAACCATCTCATAAAATAGTTTTATTCAATGATGATGTAAATACCTTTGATTGGGTAATTACAAGTTTGGTTCAAATTTGCAATCATGATGAAACCCAAGCTGAACAATGTGCACATATTGTACATTTTAATGGCAAATGTATAGTGAAAGAAGGCGACTTTCGAAAGTTGGAACCTATGTGTACTGCACTTTTAGAAAGGGGACTTTCGGCAACTATCGATTAATACATGAGATTAAATCCGGTTCTTACTGTAGCTCAATTGGCTCAAATGCTGCAATGCCCCTATGCGGGTAATGCAAATCAGGAAGTATGTGGAATAAACGAGATTCATAGGGTAGTACCGGGAGATGTAACTTTTGTTGATCATCCCAAGTATTATGCAAAAGCAATAAACTCAGCTGCCACTACCATTATAATAAATAAGGAGATTGAAGTGCCTGATGGTAAGTCCATCTTAATTCATCTGGACCCGTTTGCTGCCTATAATTTTTTAGTTGCTAGGTTTTTTCCAGCTATACACTCAACAGCCATGGTTGACCCTTCGGCCAAAATAGGAAGCAACTGCGTTATTCACCCCAACGTATCAATTGGTGCCAATGCAATCATTGGCGACAACACCGTATTACATAGTGGCGTTGTTGTATATCACAATTGCCGCATTGGTAATAACTGCATCATTCATGCAAATACGGTTATAGGTGCCGATGCTTTTTATTACAAAAAGCGAGAAGTTGGTTATGATAAAATGTTGAGTGGAGGAGATGTTTGTATAATGGATAACGTAGAGATTGGCGCCTTGTGCACCATTGACAGGGGAGTAAGTGCTACTACCTATATTGGCACCGGTACAAAGTTCGACAATCATGTGCATATAGGGCACGATAGTATATTGGGTAGGAATGTATTAATAGCTGCTTTTGGGGCAATAGCAGGAGTAACAACCATAGAAGATGAAGTAATTATCTGGGGTCAGGCAGGCATCAACAAGGATTTGACCATAGGCAAGGGCACGGTTGTGTTAGCTCAATCGGGTGTTGGTACTGATACAGCACCGGGCGAAGTAGTTTTTGGAAGCCCCGCAATAAACGCTCGCGAAAAAATGAAAGAAGTTGCGCTCTTAAAGCAACTTGTTAAGCAGCGAAATTCCTGATTTAAACAAGCAGCATAGTAAAAATAAAAAAGCGAACTCTTTTAGTTCGCTTTTTTTGTGGTCACGCAGGGATTCAAACCCCGAACCTCCTGATCCGTAGTCAGGTGCTCTATTCAGTTAAGCTACGCGACCTATTGAATATTCTGATTTTGGAGGCGCGAAGGTAAATCTTTTATTTTTTCAAGCAAATATTTTTTGGAAAGATATTTAGAAGCAACCGCTAATACGGCCGCTATCCTTTGAGTTTGTTTTTAGTTTATTTTTAAATTTTATAAGGTTAATCAAAAACAAATTCAATTTCTTTAGGTTGAAAAAAGCTGATTTGACTGTGCATATCATCATCATCCACAGAAACAATCAGACCGCCTGTCTCACTTATGTCTATAATTTTTCCGTTAAATATCATTTTGTTTTTTCGAAAAGGAATCAAGGTTTGAAAACCATATAATTTAGCGAGATACTCTTTCCGAAGATTTTCAAAGTCACCCTCATCTAACAAGCCCAAATACTTTTTAATACTTTGCAAAAGCTTATAAGCAATTTCTTTTATGTCATAATTACTTCCGCCAATGGTATGCATCGAAGCAGCCGGAATATTGTAGGTGCTAAAATGATGTTGGTTTACATTAAGTCCAACACCCACAATGCAATCCTGTACAAGTGTGCCACGAATAGAATTTTCGATTAAAATACCCGCTATTTTCGAACCGTCAACCAAAATATCGTTCGGCCATTTTATAACAGATTTGGTATTCAGGTGGTTGTCTAACAGGGCGCACACTGCCAGCGAAGAAGCCATGTAAAGCGAGTAGAGGTTAGTTGTGTGAAGTTGATTGGGTTTAAAAATAGTTGACATAAGCAAGTTTTCGCCATCGTTACTTTCCCATTTATTTTGCTGTTGCCCGCGGCCCGCAATTTGATAGCGCGCCACAATCGTTGTGAAACTTTTAGGGTTAGCAGCTAACAAATTGGCAGCATATATGTTGGTACTGTCAACAATGTCAAGAAAATAGAATTGGTCCTGCATGCAATAATGTATAGTAATAGTTTCAACAAATAAGTAACTTCGCAACCATTATTTTCGAAATACGTTTTAATGACAAAAGAAATAAAAAATAAACAAACCAAAGAAGTAAAAACTAAAAAGACAGCTGCACCAGCGAAGGCAGTTGTAAAAAAGGCGGCTAAGCCCAAAAAGAAGGAAGTTGAATTAAGCTTGCTTGACGCCATTGTTGCCGGAATGCAAGAGAAAAAAGCGCATCAGATAACCGTAATGGATATGCGGGCACTGAGTGGTAGTATGTGCGATTACTTTGTTGTATGCCATGGTACTAGCACCACACAAGCCGAAGCAATAGCCCGTTCCGTTGAGGAAGTCGTTTATAAACTTCTGAAAATTGATCCATCGCATGTTGAAGGTGTGGCTAATGCCGAATGGATACTCCTCGATTACTTTGACATAATTGCCCATGTTTTTGTAGAAGAGAAGCGTGCATTTTATGGCCTCGAAAGGCTCTGGGGCGATGCAGAAATAAAACAAATAGCATAGAAAAAATCAAGTCAGACTGGTAATTAGTTAAATTAACTAAAAATTGATTCTATTAAATTGCCGGACAAACAATATAGAGCTCATACAAGCGACTTGCAAATAGAACATCATTTATATACAAAACGAATAAGATAATTTAATGTCGGAAAACAAAGGTGCGGATAAGCGCGAAAATAAACCCAAGATAGGCGGGCCAAAATTCAGTTTTAATATTTATTGGATTTATGGTATCCTGCTTTTTACATTAGCAGCAGCTGCTATTGCTGTAAGCAATAGTGGGCCTGTAAAAACCAATTGGAAAAACTTTTCGAGCGAAATGCTGCAACGAAAAGATGTAGCACGAATTGAAGTATTGGCAAAAGTTCAGGTAGATATTTACATAAAAGATGAACGGTTAAAGAATGATGCTCGATATAGAGATTTGCGTTT
It includes:
- a CDS encoding ATP-dependent Clp protease adaptor ClpS, with product MNKVDFSYQYDTEEDVMVLEEKKPSHKIVLFNDDVNTFDWVITSLVQICNHDETQAEQCAHIVHFNGKCIVKEGDFRKLEPMCTALLERGLSATID
- a CDS encoding UDP-3-O-(3-hydroxymyristoyl)glucosamine N-acyltransferase, whose product is MRLNPVLTVAQLAQMLQCPYAGNANQEVCGINEIHRVVPGDVTFVDHPKYYAKAINSAATTIIINKEIEVPDGKSILIHLDPFAAYNFLVARFFPAIHSTAMVDPSAKIGSNCVIHPNVSIGANAIIGDNTVLHSGVVVYHNCRIGNNCIIHANTVIGADAFYYKKREVGYDKMLSGGDVCIMDNVEIGALCTIDRGVSATTYIGTGTKFDNHVHIGHDSILGRNVLIAAFGAIAGVTTIEDEVIIWGQAGINKDLTIGKGTVVLAQSGVGTDTAPGEVVFGSPAINAREKMKEVALLKQLVKQRNS
- a CDS encoding biotin--[acetyl-CoA-carboxylase] ligase, producing MQDQFYFLDIVDSTNIYAANLLAANPKSFTTIVARYQIAGRGQQQNKWESNDGENLLMSTIFKPNQLHTTNLYSLYMASSLAVCALLDNHLNTKSVIKWPNDILVDGSKIAGILIENSIRGTLVQDCIVGVGLNVNQHHFSTYNIPAASMHTIGGSNYDIKEIAYKLLQSIKKYLGLLDEGDFENLRKEYLAKLYGFQTLIPFRKNKMIFNGKIIDISETGGLIVSVDDDDMHSQISFFQPKEIEFVFD
- the rsfS gene encoding ribosome silencing factor; this encodes MTKEIKNKQTKEVKTKKTAAPAKAVVKKAAKPKKKEVELSLLDAIVAGMQEKKAHQITVMDMRALSGSMCDYFVVCHGTSTTQAEAIARSVEEVVYKLLKIDPSHVEGVANAEWILLDYFDIIAHVFVEEKRAFYGLERLWGDAEIKQIA